The proteins below come from a single Streptomyces sp. MRC013 genomic window:
- a CDS encoding SidA/IucD/PvdA family monooxygenase, translating into MPEAVLDLVGVGFGPSNLAIALALDEAGATAGCDALFLERQPAFGWHTGMLLDEATMQVSFLKDLVTMRNPASPHSYLCYLRDRGRLAAFINQKSLFPLRTEFHDYLAWCAERVGHLVRYGAQVVDIRPVSGPDGTVDLLDVVVHRDGAEEVHRTRNMVIAAGLQPWLPDGIERSDRVWHTSELLHRLPGFESVAPRSLTVVGAGQSAAEAVAHLHGRFPEAEVRAVFGRYGYSPADDSPFANQIFDPDAVDEYYVAPEHVRRRLVDYHRNTNYAVVDLELIQDLYARSYREQVRGVQPRLIMMNVSRLASLSQEADAVRLVVEHLPTGKLTEFETDAVVFGTGYRPADPLALLGSLADQLKLDDQSRPRLDRDYRLVTTDRIRAGIYLQGPTEHTHGLASTLLSVTAVRAGEILAAVTAAAPAQVLTASAR; encoded by the coding sequence ATGCCGGAAGCGGTGCTCGACCTGGTCGGCGTCGGATTCGGACCATCGAACCTGGCTATCGCGCTCGCGCTGGACGAAGCGGGCGCGACGGCCGGGTGCGACGCGTTGTTCCTGGAACGGCAGCCGGCCTTCGGCTGGCACACCGGAATGCTGCTGGACGAGGCGACGATGCAGGTCTCGTTCCTCAAGGACCTGGTCACCATGCGGAATCCGGCCAGCCCGCACAGCTACCTGTGCTACCTGCGGGACCGGGGCCGGCTCGCCGCGTTCATCAACCAGAAGTCGCTGTTCCCGCTGCGCACCGAGTTCCACGACTACCTCGCGTGGTGCGCCGAGCGGGTCGGGCACCTGGTGCGCTACGGCGCGCAGGTGGTGGACATCCGTCCGGTGTCCGGCCCGGACGGGACCGTCGACCTGCTCGACGTCGTGGTGCACCGCGACGGGGCCGAGGAGGTGCACCGCACCCGGAACATGGTGATCGCCGCCGGTCTGCAGCCCTGGCTGCCGGACGGCATCGAGCGGTCGGACCGGGTCTGGCACACCTCGGAACTGCTGCACCGGCTGCCCGGGTTCGAGTCCGTCGCGCCGCGCAGCCTCACCGTCGTCGGTGCCGGGCAGAGCGCCGCCGAGGCGGTGGCGCACCTGCACGGGAGGTTCCCGGAGGCCGAGGTGCGGGCCGTGTTCGGGCGCTACGGGTACAGCCCGGCGGACGACTCCCCGTTCGCGAACCAGATCTTCGACCCCGACGCCGTCGACGAGTACTACGTGGCGCCCGAGCACGTCCGCCGCCGGCTGGTCGACTACCACCGCAACACCAACTACGCGGTCGTGGACCTCGAACTGATCCAGGACCTGTACGCGCGGTCCTACCGGGAGCAGGTGCGGGGCGTCCAGCCGCGGCTGATCATGATGAACGTCAGCCGGCTCGCCTCGCTGTCGCAGGAGGCCGACGCGGTACGGCTGGTCGTGGAGCACCTGCCCACTGGGAAGCTGACCGAGTTCGAGACGGACGCGGTCGTGTTCGGCACCGGGTACCGCCCGGCCGATCCGCTCGCCCTGCTCGGCTCGCTGGCCGACCAGCTCAAGCTGGACGACCAGTCCCGCCCGCGCCTCGACCGCGACTACCGGCTCGTCACCACCGACCGGATCCGCGCCGGGATCTACCTGCAGGGCCCGACGGAGCACACCCACGGCCTGGCCTCGACGCTGCTCTCGGTCACCGCGGTGCGCGCCGGCGAGATCCTCGCGGCCGTGACGGCCGCGGCTCCCGCCCAGGTCCTCACCGCGTCCGCCCGATGA
- a CDS encoding FMN-binding negative transcriptional regulator, which translates to MYVPEIYQSPDTEAVRLIREYPLALLLTNGPAAPFATHLPVIFSPTVEPEGIESLSGVTLYGHLNRANPHWETLYEGQHATLVFQGANAYVSAAVYERTPAAPTWNFATTHVQGRLHPMPAREDALDVVRWTVAAFEAEHGLGWDPGPSLDYFDKIVDGVGAFRFTVESVDTMLKLSQEQADRTRDKVVAHFAASPVGLRREVSHLMRTAAPTATTGE; encoded by the coding sequence ATGTACGTTCCGGAGATCTACCAGTCCCCCGACACCGAAGCCGTCCGGCTGATCCGCGAGTACCCGCTGGCCCTGCTGCTGACCAACGGACCCGCGGCGCCGTTCGCCACGCACCTGCCCGTGATCTTCTCGCCGACCGTCGAGCCCGAGGGGATCGAGTCGCTGAGCGGCGTCACGCTCTACGGCCACCTCAACCGGGCCAACCCGCACTGGGAGACGCTGTACGAGGGGCAGCACGCGACCCTGGTCTTCCAGGGCGCGAACGCCTACGTCTCCGCCGCCGTCTACGAGCGGACCCCGGCCGCCCCCACCTGGAACTTCGCCACCACCCACGTCCAGGGCCGCCTCCACCCGATGCCCGCCCGGGAGGACGCGCTCGACGTGGTGCGCTGGACGGTGGCGGCCTTCGAGGCCGAGCACGGCCTCGGCTGGGACCCGGGCCCGTCGCTCGACTACTTCGACAAGATCGTCGACGGTGTCGGCGCCTTCCGCTTCACCGTCGAATCGGTCGACACGATGCTCAAGCTCAGTCAGGAACAGGCCGACCGGACCAGGGACAAGGTGGTCGCGCACTTCGCCGCCAGCCCGGTCGGGCTGCGCCGGGAGGTCAGCCACCTGATGAGGACCGCCGCCCCGACCGCCACCACCGGAGAGTGA